Part of the Halalkalibacter krulwichiae genome is shown below.
GATACAAAAAGGAAATCTCTATATCCCGCTTGTCGGTGAGAATTTTAATGGCCATGATTTTGTAGAAAAGGCTATTGAAAATGGAGCATCAGGAGCGTTTTGGCAGAGGGATCAACCGAATCCACCTGCTACTATCCCGCTTATTTATGTTGAAGATACTTTATTAGCCTTACAGGAATTAGCCAAGAACTATTTGGCGAGTCTGTCTGTTAAGGTCGTTGGAATTACTGGAAGCAATGGGAAAACAACGACGAAGGATATGGTGACGTCCGTGCTTGCAACGACATATAAGGTCCAAAAAACAGAAGGGAATTACAATAATCACATTGGCCTTCCGCTGACGATTCTTAGATTAGAAGAAGACACGGAAATCGCTGTGTTGGAAATGGGGATGAGTGGAAGGGGAGAAATTGAACTTCTTTCTAAACTTTCAAAACCTGATGCGGCGATTATTACGAACATTGGCGAATCACATTTACAGGATTTGGGTTCAAGGGAAGGAATAGCGGAAGCAAAATTTGAAATTACAACAGGATTGCAGAAGGACGGGACACTCGTAATCCATGGTGATGAGCCGCTTTTAACGGAGAAAGTGACAAACAGCCCGTTTCATGTAATTACATTTGGAAATTCGGAGTCCAATGATTATTATCCAGAGAAAATCGAACAAAAAAGTGATGGTACATTTTTTTCAATTAATGAAGAAAGTGAAACTGAGTTCTTTATCCCGGTTCTTGGCAAACATAATATCAATAACGCCCTTTCAGCTATCGCAGTTGCGAAGACATTTAATGTGGCTATCTTAGATATCAGAAAAGGGCTAGAGATGATTAAGATTACGGGGATGAGAACCGAATTGATCCAAGGAAAAAATAATGTTGCCGTTATTAATGACGCCTACAATGCTAGCCCAACTTCAATGCGGGCGGCAATCCAATTGCTTCAAGATTTAAATGGCTATGGCAAAAAAATAGTTGTTCTAGGTGATATGCTAGAATTAGGTGAACATGAAGAAACTTTCCACTATGACATTGGGCAAGGAATTGACTCTGCTAAAATTAATTTTGTTTTCACTTTTGGCAAACTAGGAAGAAAGATTGCAGAAGGTGCGCAAGGTACGTTCGCGGAAAACCGCGTGTTTGCCTTTGATGAGAAACAGGAGCTAATTACGAAGCTTAAGGAAGTTGTCGATGAAGGGGATATTGTCCTAGTTAAGGGCTCACGTGGTATGAAGTTAGAAGAGGTTGTTCAAGCGCTAACGTAATCTAAATACTTTTGAAGGGGCGTCTTTCGTTGGTCAACAGACCTTGAGGCGCTTCTTTTTATTTGTAAGCAATCTGATGTGTTAAAATCCTATTAGGATAAAATCTAATGTATGTTGTATTTATTTTAGGAGGAAAGCATGAATCGTACTCTTCTTTATACAGTATTACTTTTTGCTTTTATGACAGCAACAGGATACGCTGTTTACTTTTATAAACAATCTCAGCTAACTGATGAGAAAATAGTTGAAGCGATGCTTTCTGAAAACGACTTTCCGGAGTACCATTTTGCTTTAATTGGAGAAGAAATGAATCATGATTACTGGCGATTAGTTGGACAAGGTGCGGAGAAAGCAGAAGGTAGTTACGATGTTTTTGTTGAATATGAGGGGCCTAAGCGTTCCAACCCAGTTGAGCAGCTTAAGTTGTTAGATATGGCTATTAAATCGAAGGTAGATGGAATTATTGTGCAAGCGCTTAACGAACATTTTACTCCATTAATAGATCAGGCTGTAGCTCAAGGAATTCCTGTAATCACGATTGATACGGATTCTTCAGAAAGTATGCGCAGTGCCTACATTGGAACTGACAATTACTTAGCGGGTCAATTAGCTGGGAAAGCTTTAGTTGAAGATACGAAAGGTGAAGCAACAGTCGGAATCATCTCCGGCAGTTTTGATAACGCCCATCACCTACAGAGAGTAAAAGGATTCAAAGATGTGGTAGAAGAAGTTGAAGGGATTAAGATTGTCGCAATCGAGGAGTCAAACATCTCACGAGTAGATGCCGAGGAAAAAGCTTATCAAATGTTAAGCGAGCATGATAACATTACCGCCTTCTATGGAACGAGTTCCTATAATGGAGTGGGAATCGTCGCGGCGGCAAAATCCCTTAATAAGCAGAATGATATGTATGTGATTACCTTTGATCCGATTGATGAGAATATTCAATTGCTGGAAAATGGCGATATTGATGCAATTGTGGAACAAC
Proteins encoded:
- a CDS encoding UDP-N-acetylmuramoyl-tripeptide--D-alanyl-D-alanine ligase, with amino-acid sequence MIKKTFNEIATWVNGEAVGQGDTPVKIAGVSTDTRTIQKGNLYIPLVGENFNGHDFVEKAIENGASGAFWQRDQPNPPATIPLIYVEDTLLALQELAKNYLASLSVKVVGITGSNGKTTTKDMVTSVLATTYKVQKTEGNYNNHIGLPLTILRLEEDTEIAVLEMGMSGRGEIELLSKLSKPDAAIITNIGESHLQDLGSREGIAEAKFEITTGLQKDGTLVIHGDEPLLTEKVTNSPFHVITFGNSESNDYYPEKIEQKSDGTFFSINEESETEFFIPVLGKHNINNALSAIAVAKTFNVAILDIRKGLEMIKITGMRTELIQGKNNVAVINDAYNASPTSMRAAIQLLQDLNGYGKKIVVLGDMLELGEHEETFHYDIGQGIDSAKINFVFTFGKLGRKIAEGAQGTFAENRVFAFDEKQELITKLKEVVDEGDIVLVKGSRGMKLEEVVQALT
- a CDS encoding sugar-binding protein gives rise to the protein MNRTLLYTVLLFAFMTATGYAVYFYKQSQLTDEKIVEAMLSENDFPEYHFALIGEEMNHDYWRLVGQGAEKAEGSYDVFVEYEGPKRSNPVEQLKLLDMAIKSKVDGIIVQALNEHFTPLIDQAVAQGIPVITIDTDSSESMRSAYIGTDNYLAGQLAGKALVEDTKGEATVGIISGSFDNAHHLQRVKGFKDVVEEVEGIKIVAIEESNISRVDAEEKAYQMLSEHDNITAFYGTSSYNGVGIVAAAKSLNKQNDMYVITFDPIDENIQLLENGDIDAIVEQQPFEMGLLSIKKMVENINGEPIQEVYHTDLSIIRSSDLPNRNRQQSGSL